From a region of the Chitinophaga caseinilytica genome:
- a CDS encoding altronate dehydratase family protein: MNTFLQIHPKDNVLVALQDLPAGRQIEFNGTSIQLTHNVPAKHKFPFAPLHSGDPVLMYGVLVGKAVTDIAPGEPITVKNLQHDADAFHEKDASIQWQAPDVSKWKNKTFNGFHRADGQVGTRNYWLVIPMVFCENRNVGVIKTAFEKGLGFAPPEVYNQQVNDLVSLFKSGDLDAIKDYKAAEADQSSTRSTVFPNIDGVKFLIHEGGCGGTRQDSDALCALLAGYIHHPNVAGATVLSLGCQHAQVSILQESLKKLNPDFNKPVLVYEQQTSGSEFNMLSNAIRDTFLALVEANKQERKPAPLSKITIGLECGGSDGFSGISANPAIGHTSDLLVALGGTTILSEFPELCGVEQELINRCEEEATADKFITIMRAYENQAQSVGSGFYMNPSPGNIKDGLITDAIKSAGAAKKGGTSPVRDVLDYTEYVTKPGLNLLCTPGNDVESTSAEVGSGANVVLFTTGLGTPTGNPIAPVVKLATNSRLAQRMPDIIDIDTGSIISGQKTIEQMGEDILDYVIRLASGEEITKAERLHQDDFIPWKRGVSL; encoded by the coding sequence ATGAACACCTTTCTTCAGATTCACCCGAAAGACAATGTGCTGGTGGCTTTACAGGATCTTCCGGCAGGCCGGCAGATCGAGTTCAACGGCACTTCGATCCAATTGACGCACAACGTTCCCGCCAAACATAAATTTCCGTTCGCGCCCCTCCATTCCGGCGATCCCGTGCTGATGTACGGCGTTCTGGTAGGGAAAGCCGTGACAGACATCGCCCCCGGCGAGCCCATCACCGTAAAGAACCTCCAGCACGACGCCGACGCTTTCCATGAAAAAGACGCCTCCATCCAGTGGCAGGCGCCCGACGTGAGCAAATGGAAGAACAAGACTTTCAATGGTTTCCATCGGGCAGACGGCCAGGTAGGCACCCGCAATTACTGGCTCGTGATACCGATGGTATTTTGCGAGAACAGGAACGTGGGCGTGATCAAAACCGCCTTCGAAAAAGGGCTCGGATTCGCGCCGCCCGAAGTATATAACCAACAGGTAAACGACCTCGTCAGCCTCTTCAAATCCGGGGACCTCGACGCCATTAAAGATTATAAAGCAGCGGAAGCCGATCAGTCGAGCACCCGCAGCACCGTATTCCCGAATATCGACGGCGTGAAATTCCTCATCCACGAAGGCGGATGCGGCGGCACCCGGCAAGATTCCGACGCGCTCTGCGCCCTCCTCGCCGGTTACATCCACCACCCCAATGTGGCCGGCGCCACCGTGCTCAGCCTCGGCTGCCAGCACGCCCAGGTATCCATCCTCCAGGAATCGCTCAAAAAACTGAATCCCGATTTCAACAAGCCCGTCCTCGTTTACGAACAGCAAACCAGCGGCTCGGAATTCAATATGCTGAGCAACGCCATCCGCGACACCTTCCTCGCACTCGTGGAAGCCAACAAACAGGAACGCAAACCCGCGCCCCTGTCCAAAATCACCATCGGCCTGGAATGCGGCGGCTCCGACGGGTTCAGCGGCATATCCGCCAACCCGGCCATCGGCCACACGTCCGACCTCCTGGTTGCACTCGGAGGCACCACCATCCTTTCCGAATTCCCCGAGCTGTGCGGCGTGGAACAGGAACTGATCAACCGTTGCGAAGAAGAAGCCACTGCAGATAAGTTCATCACCATCATGCGCGCGTACGAGAACCAGGCGCAATCCGTTGGTTCCGGGTTTTACATGAACCCCTCGCCGGGCAATATCAAAGACGGCCTCATCACCGACGCCATCAAATCGGCCGGCGCAGCCAAAAAAGGCGGCACCTCCCCCGTCCGCGATGTACTGGATTACACGGAATATGTGACCAAACCGGGCCTCAACCTGCTTTGCACACCGGGTAACGACGTAGAATCCACCTCCGCGGAAGTAGGCTCCGGCGCGAATGTGGTCCTCTTCACTACCGGCCTCGGAACACCTACCGGCAACCCCATCGCGCCTGTAGTGAAACTGGCTACCAACAGCCGCCTCGCACAACGCATGCCCGACATTATCGACATCGATACCGGCAGCATCATCAGCGGACAAAAAACCATCGAACAGATGGGTGAAGATATCCTCGACTACGTGATCAGACTGGCCAGCGGCGAAGAGATCACCAAAGCAGAACGCCTCCACCAGGACGATTTCATTCCCTGGAAACGCGGCGTGAGCCTTTAA
- a CDS encoding MFS transporter, with protein sequence MNSTVIGRYRWRICALLFFATTINYIDRQVIGILKPVLEKEFNWTESQYGEIVMVFSACYAFGLLIFGRFVDKVGTKVGYSVSIVIWSIAAMAHALAKSTFGFGAARAVLGLGEAGNFPVAIKSVAEWFPKKERAFATGIFNSGANIGAVLAPAVVPWLANAYGWQEAFIWTGVVGFIWLIFWIVMYEIPARHKKITKAEYEYIHSDQVDDSGTKKKVPWLKLFGIRQTWAFVFGKLLTDPIWWFFLFWLPSYFSTTFKLDMKNLGLPLIIVYTATTVGSIGGGYLSSWFIKRGMPVFKARKTAMFIFAICVLPIMTARYTDSMWVAVALISLAAAAHQAWSANIFTTASDMFPRFALSSVVGIGGMAGSLGGMLFPIVVGALLDHYKALGNINAGYNILFLICGVMYLLAWIMMHIFAPKMEQVEIAEA encoded by the coding sequence ATGAATTCCACTGTAATTGGCCGGTACCGCTGGCGAATATGCGCCTTGTTGTTTTTTGCTACCACTATCAACTACATCGACCGGCAGGTCATCGGTATTTTAAAACCCGTACTGGAGAAAGAGTTTAACTGGACGGAGAGCCAATATGGCGAGATCGTGATGGTTTTTTCCGCTTGTTATGCATTCGGCCTGCTCATCTTCGGGCGGTTTGTGGATAAGGTGGGCACCAAAGTAGGTTACAGTGTGTCGATCGTTATCTGGAGCATAGCCGCGATGGCACATGCCCTGGCGAAATCCACCTTCGGTTTCGGCGCAGCCCGTGCGGTATTGGGATTGGGCGAAGCGGGGAATTTTCCCGTGGCGATCAAATCCGTTGCGGAATGGTTCCCGAAGAAAGAGCGCGCTTTCGCAACGGGGATTTTTAACTCCGGCGCAAACATCGGGGCCGTACTGGCGCCGGCAGTAGTGCCCTGGCTCGCCAACGCGTACGGCTGGCAGGAAGCGTTTATCTGGACGGGCGTTGTAGGCTTCATCTGGCTGATCTTCTGGATCGTGATGTACGAAATCCCCGCCCGCCACAAGAAAATCACCAAAGCGGAATATGAATACATTCACAGCGACCAGGTAGACGATTCAGGCACCAAAAAGAAAGTGCCCTGGCTGAAGCTGTTCGGCATCCGCCAAACCTGGGCTTTCGTGTTCGGTAAACTGCTGACAGACCCGATCTGGTGGTTCTTCCTCTTCTGGTTGCCTTCCTACTTCTCGACCACTTTCAAACTCGATATGAAAAACCTCGGCTTGCCGCTGATCATCGTGTATACAGCTACAACCGTTGGCAGCATTGGCGGCGGATACCTGTCGAGCTGGTTCATCAAGCGCGGTATGCCGGTATTCAAAGCGCGTAAAACCGCCATGTTCATCTTCGCGATCTGTGTATTGCCGATCATGACGGCGAGATATACCGATAGTATGTGGGTAGCGGTGGCGCTTATCAGTCTGGCTGCGGCTGCGCACCAGGCCTGGTCTGCCAATATCTTCACCACCGCGTCAGACATGTTCCCGCGGTTCGCATTGAGCTCCGTGGTAGGGATTGGCGGTATGGCCGGTTCGCTGGGCGGGATGCTGTTCCCTATCGTGGTCGGCGCGCTGCTCGACCACTACAAAGCCCTGGGCAACATCAACGCGGGATACAATATCCTTTTCCTGATCTGCGGCGTGATGTACCTGCTCGCCTGGATCATGATGCACATCTTCGCTCCCAAAATGGAGCAGGTGGAAATTGCAGAAGCATAG
- the eda gene encoding bifunctional 4-hydroxy-2-oxoglutarate aldolase/2-dehydro-3-deoxy-phosphogluconate aldolase, translated as MTTQPAIILQAFESTKVIPVFYHEDPEVCAEVMKACYAGGIRVFEFTNRGEQARQNFAHLRDLKAASMPDMQLGIGTIKNVADARTFTDMGADFIVCPVVDPETATYCQRAGILWIPGCMTPTEISVAEKNGAALVKLFPGSALGPEFVKAVKPLFPGLKFMPTGGVEPEAANLKAWFGAGVVCVGMGSNLIPKEILANRDWESLGEKIKQTFALLRSLQ; from the coding sequence ATGACAACGCAACCAGCAATAATCTTACAAGCATTCGAAAGCACGAAAGTGATCCCGGTTTTTTATCATGAAGATCCGGAAGTGTGCGCCGAAGTGATGAAAGCCTGTTATGCAGGCGGCATCCGCGTTTTCGAATTTACCAACCGCGGAGAGCAGGCCCGGCAGAACTTTGCGCACCTGCGCGATCTGAAAGCCGCGTCTATGCCCGATATGCAATTGGGCATCGGTACCATCAAGAACGTGGCCGATGCGCGGACCTTCACCGATATGGGGGCTGATTTCATCGTATGCCCCGTGGTGGACCCCGAAACGGCGACGTACTGCCAAAGGGCCGGCATCCTTTGGATCCCGGGCTGTATGACGCCTACGGAAATATCCGTGGCGGAGAAGAACGGTGCGGCTTTGGTGAAGCTCTTTCCCGGGAGCGCCCTCGGCCCCGAATTCGTAAAAGCCGTCAAGCCGCTGTTCCCCGGACTGAAGTTCATGCCCACCGGCGGCGTGGAACCGGAAGCCGCCAACCTGAAAGCGTGGTTCGGCGCCGGTGTGGTCTGCGTAGGAATGGGCTCCAATCTTATACCAAAAGAAATCCTTGCAAACCGCGATTGGGAAAGCCTCGGAGAGAAAATTAAGCAAACGTTTGCATTATTGCGGTCATTGCAGTAA
- a CDS encoding sugar kinase, protein MQPVSVITFGEILFRLSPEWANHRAAMYVGGAEANVAAALGTWGDSVAYISKAPDNGLSRQAMAQLEAANIRTDRMLWGGDRIGAYYLSQGADLKNAEVVYDRKYSSFSEIVPGTVDWDALLDGADWFHWSAISPALNANAAEICREVLEAATRKGMTISTDLNYRSKLWQYGKSPRDVMPALAQYCHVIMGNIWAADMMLGVPIHQEAIAGNTKDGYLQAARTSAAAIIAQFPKCDRVAFTFRFSDGPTHNLYYAVYYTQGQLYVSRQYETNDVIDRVGSGDSFMAGLIHANLHGLDPQQTIGYAAASAYTKLFRTGDFNLTPRETITQMM, encoded by the coding sequence ATGCAACCAGTATCAGTCATCACTTTCGGAGAAATTTTATTCCGGCTTTCGCCCGAATGGGCCAACCATCGCGCGGCCATGTACGTGGGTGGCGCAGAAGCCAATGTAGCCGCGGCCCTGGGCACCTGGGGCGATAGCGTGGCGTATATCAGCAAAGCGCCCGACAACGGGCTCAGCCGCCAGGCCATGGCACAGCTGGAAGCCGCGAACATCCGGACAGACAGGATGCTTTGGGGCGGCGACCGTATCGGGGCGTATTACCTTTCGCAGGGCGCCGATCTGAAAAACGCCGAAGTGGTGTACGACCGGAAATATTCCAGCTTCAGTGAAATTGTGCCGGGAACGGTGGATTGGGACGCACTGCTGGACGGGGCGGACTGGTTCCACTGGAGCGCCATTTCGCCCGCGCTCAACGCCAACGCGGCGGAGATCTGCCGGGAAGTATTGGAGGCGGCTACCCGGAAGGGGATGACCATTTCCACCGACCTCAATTACCGCAGCAAACTGTGGCAATACGGCAAATCGCCGCGGGACGTTATGCCCGCGCTCGCGCAATACTGCCATGTGATCATGGGCAATATCTGGGCGGCAGACATGATGCTGGGCGTGCCCATCCATCAGGAAGCAATTGCCGGGAATACGAAAGACGGGTATTTGCAGGCGGCGCGCACATCTGCGGCGGCCATCATCGCGCAATTCCCGAAATGCGACCGGGTGGCGTTTACGTTCCGGTTTTCGGACGGGCCCACGCACAATTTGTATTATGCCGTGTATTATACCCAGGGCCAGCTGTACGTGAGCCGGCAATATGAAACGAACGATGTGATAGACCGTGTAGGCAGCGGCGATAGTTTTATGGCGGGATTGATACATGCGAACCTGCATGGGCTCGATCCGCAGCAGACCATCGGTTATGCCGCCGCATCGGCTTACACGAAGCTTTTCAGGACGGGGGATTTCAACCTCACGCCCCGCGAAACGATCACGCAAATGATGTAG
- the uxaC gene encoding glucuronate isomerase yields MKQFLSEDFLLQTETARRLYFDYAKDMPVIDYHNHLPPDEIAQNKTFANMTEVWLKGDHYKWRAMRANGVSEDLITGGADDFTKFRMWAETVPFTARNPLYHWSAMELANPFGIRETLNGNNAAKIYETCNAQLPQYSTRSLLQHFNVKALCTTDDPADPLEHHKALAAEGFGVKVLPTFRPDKAMAVEDPQAFKAYLDKLGAAAGIEIHSYHSLIEALKKRHDYFHAAGGRLSDHGLNYFIYSDFTEAALEKAFQQVFAGRPLDAAATAMFKSATLHFICQWNHEKGWAQQFHVGAIRNNNSRLLKKLGADAGVDSIGDWAMAEAMSRFFDRLDANDQLAKTIVYNLNPSYNEVFATMVGNFQDGSVAGKMQFGSGWWFLDQKDGMEKQMNALSNMGLISRFVGMLTDSRSFLSYSRHEYFRRILCNLFGNDAENGELPADIPWMGKMVQDICYNNAKAYFNF; encoded by the coding sequence ATGAAACAATTTCTGTCCGAAGACTTCCTCTTGCAAACCGAAACTGCCCGGCGCCTGTATTTCGATTACGCGAAAGACATGCCGGTGATCGATTATCATAACCACCTGCCGCCCGACGAGATCGCGCAGAACAAGACTTTCGCGAACATGACGGAGGTTTGGCTGAAGGGCGACCACTATAAATGGCGCGCCATGCGGGCCAACGGCGTATCCGAAGACCTCATTACCGGCGGGGCAGACGATTTCACGAAATTCCGCATGTGGGCGGAAACCGTGCCCTTCACCGCCCGGAACCCGCTCTACCACTGGAGCGCCATGGAACTGGCGAACCCGTTCGGTATCCGCGAAACGCTCAACGGCAATAATGCCGCAAAGATTTATGAAACCTGTAACGCACAGCTTCCGCAATATTCCACCCGCAGCCTGTTGCAGCACTTCAACGTGAAGGCGCTCTGTACCACCGACGATCCGGCGGATCCGCTGGAGCATCACAAGGCTTTGGCGGCCGAGGGCTTCGGCGTCAAGGTGCTGCCCACTTTCCGGCCAGACAAGGCCATGGCGGTGGAAGACCCTCAGGCATTCAAAGCCTACCTGGACAAGCTGGGCGCCGCTGCCGGGATCGAGATACACAGCTACCATTCCCTCATCGAGGCGCTGAAAAAACGGCACGATTACTTCCATGCCGCGGGAGGCCGCCTGTCTGACCACGGCCTGAATTACTTCATCTACAGCGATTTTACGGAAGCTGCGCTGGAAAAGGCTTTCCAGCAAGTGTTCGCCGGTCGCCCGCTAGACGCCGCCGCCACCGCGATGTTCAAATCCGCGACGCTGCATTTCATCTGCCAGTGGAACCACGAAAAAGGCTGGGCGCAGCAATTCCATGTTGGGGCGATCCGGAACAACAACAGCCGGCTGCTGAAAAAACTGGGAGCAGACGCAGGCGTGGACTCCATCGGCGATTGGGCCATGGCAGAAGCGATGAGCAGGTTCTTCGACCGGCTGGACGCTAACGATCAGCTGGCCAAAACGATCGTGTATAACCTGAACCCTTCCTACAACGAAGTTTTCGCCACCATGGTGGGCAATTTCCAGGACGGAAGCGTAGCCGGTAAAATGCAGTTCGGCTCCGGATGGTGGTTCCTCGATCAGAAAGACGGCATGGAAAAACAGATGAACGCACTCAGCAACATGGGCCTCATCAGCAGGTTCGTGGGCATGCTGACCGATTCGCGGAGCTTTTTGTCGTATAGCCGCCATGAATATTTCAGGAGAATATTGTGTAATTTGTTCGGCAACGACGCAGAGAACGGAGAATTGCCCGCCGATATTCCCTGGATGGGCAAAATGGTGCAGGACATTTGCTATAACAACGCCAAGGCGTATTTTAATTTTTAA
- a CDS encoding PKD domain-containing protein codes for MFILLSWAGISAKAQLRADFTPSKSSDCESLITRFNDNSTGNPVSWQWNLGNGSVSTAQNPSASYTSPGTYKVTLTVKDAAGNTNSTEKTVTVWANPKPDFAASPVKGCIPFDVTFTDKSNPVNGTITTQSWDFGDGTTGSGSNPVHTYNNVLKAAVTLTVTNSNGCTASKVIPNIVDAGATLTANFSVSDRFICSAPGTVTITNASSGPGALTYKWDFGDGKTATGANPGSHTYTARGVYKITLTVSNDRGCVSSKTSEEINVANYKTNFDLPASICENSNTNFTASNSPQADNVTWSVDKGYISYWGGSAYYSPAGAGTVKVTMTADYGTCRETVTKDYVVKPAPQAAFSIDQAAICDVPATVKLTDNSTGATSWSWTFGDGQSSTQRNPTVTYTSLGYYWIKQTATNAQGCSSTTERYIHVQKPEIYAYASITSGCEGISPAFGASSTTGDDIVSYEWDFGDGSPKSSEATPTHTYNKAGNYVVKMNYTTANGCKGTATSYSFYQISVYKKPTPDFTSPQAPQVCGNNWVIFNATTDVGTSFSWNFGDYYGGSNQNTQHSYREPGTYDVSLTVSNNGCATTITKPAFIKAVNPFPRFVRKDIDCNNRTTISFEDQSIGTITSWKWSWGDGKEDAFTTKTHPSHKYDKTGQYLVKLTVSDGTCTSTDSATISVYAPGTITISADKPDLCGNETLKATLLTIDRSLYYSYYYYSWISSEGSTPQWDNYNYDKVSYTNLKPGKNTIHFLAVNHQGCLDSSNKVEVNVRGPLAKFKSPDVLECRGTELTFVDQTDISKGKPIKTWSWDFGDGTGPKIFTAPPFKYTYHKSGYFYPRLTVTDEEGCSNSADGTYLQVNGPNADFTPSANLIRPGGDVWFYNNTSETGGYATYEWDFGDGTTSTDYSPNKTYPDKGLYTVKLLVRDNNGCTDSIKKQIKVSSVSADFTFTTTFVNNSGCPPVIAKFTNVSLNYSSSYWDFGDGSFSTLDNPSHTYTYAGKYKVKLKVVGDAGTEDEFEQEVEVKGPYATITTSATGGCLTKEIEFTVDAVNAVNFAWDFTDGEVTETTAASIKHTFKDPGVYKPRLILSDQAGCKGTAFLKDPIVIDKLDVKLNTTPAFLCDKGWIDFKPEFNSYSIDELKEAAEYKWTFDAGLTVQDETTAQPRFYLDQQRAFTFTLTTTTAYGCSQTVNKTVQVFPRPVSAITAPLQACQDAQVTFSGAVSVVNDVTWKWDFANGSTSTAQQPGGQAFSKPGLTAVQLIVSSKDGCNDTAVHQINITPTPVVNAASAASFVCLGNSTTLSAGGGISYRWAPVDGLDDPSSPTPVAAPDINTDYMVTVTDANGCTNSGEVSIRVAQPFQIQTMPDTTLCLGHVLPLRVSGADHYQWKGEGLDKTDIPLPRATIKSTGNYTYEVTGFDADGCFTDDATVTVNVHPAPTSNAGPDRVVMSGVPVVLGGQGSSDIVKWTWTPPKFLDCPTCPAPSALPDLTTRYKLEVENRFGCKAIDDVLVTVGCDQGSVFMPNAITPNKDGINEWFYPKGRGIKEVNWMRIYDRWGGLVFENVHFQLNNPAAGWNGSWKNKTSPYGTYVYAIETVCEDGSTFIFRGTVTVIR; via the coding sequence TTGTTTATCCTGCTCAGTTGGGCTGGCATTTCCGCCAAAGCACAGCTGAGGGCTGATTTCACACCCAGCAAATCCAGCGATTGCGAAAGCCTCATCACCAGATTCAACGATAATTCTACCGGGAACCCCGTTTCCTGGCAATGGAACCTCGGCAACGGATCCGTTTCAACGGCCCAAAACCCCAGCGCATCCTACACTTCGCCCGGCACCTACAAAGTGACGCTCACGGTGAAAGACGCCGCCGGCAATACCAATTCCACGGAAAAAACCGTCACCGTCTGGGCCAACCCCAAACCCGATTTCGCGGCCAGTCCGGTAAAAGGCTGCATCCCGTTCGACGTTACCTTTACCGACAAGTCCAATCCCGTCAACGGCACCATCACCACACAAAGCTGGGATTTCGGCGACGGCACCACCGGCTCCGGCAGCAACCCGGTCCACACCTACAACAACGTCCTGAAAGCCGCCGTGACACTTACCGTCACCAACAGCAACGGATGTACGGCGTCCAAAGTGATCCCCAATATCGTAGATGCCGGCGCCACGCTCACGGCCAACTTCAGCGTGTCTGACCGGTTTATTTGTTCGGCTCCGGGAACAGTGACGATCACCAATGCCTCCTCAGGCCCGGGCGCCCTCACGTATAAATGGGACTTCGGTGACGGGAAAACCGCTACCGGCGCTAATCCGGGCTCGCATACGTACACCGCGAGAGGCGTGTATAAAATCACCCTCACCGTATCCAACGACAGGGGATGCGTTTCTTCCAAAACTTCGGAAGAGATCAACGTCGCCAATTATAAAACGAACTTCGATCTGCCCGCCAGCATTTGTGAAAACAGCAATACCAATTTCACCGCCAGCAATTCGCCGCAAGCCGACAACGTGACCTGGAGCGTCGATAAGGGATATATCAGTTACTGGGGCGGTTCCGCTTATTATTCGCCCGCCGGCGCCGGTACCGTTAAAGTGACCATGACGGCCGATTACGGCACCTGCCGCGAAACCGTTACGAAAGACTATGTGGTGAAACCCGCGCCACAGGCCGCTTTTTCCATCGATCAGGCTGCGATCTGCGACGTTCCCGCCACCGTGAAACTAACCGATAATTCGACCGGCGCCACGAGCTGGAGCTGGACTTTCGGGGACGGCCAATCCTCCACGCAGCGGAACCCCACCGTCACCTACACCAGCCTGGGATATTACTGGATCAAACAGACCGCCACCAATGCACAAGGCTGCTCCAGCACTACGGAGCGCTACATCCATGTTCAGAAACCGGAAATCTACGCCTACGCCAGCATTACATCGGGCTGTGAAGGGATTTCCCCTGCATTCGGCGCCAGCAGCACCACCGGAGATGATATTGTAAGTTATGAATGGGATTTCGGGGACGGAAGCCCCAAATCCTCCGAAGCCACGCCCACACACACTTACAACAAAGCTGGCAACTATGTTGTGAAAATGAATTATACCACGGCCAACGGCTGTAAAGGCACCGCAACCTCGTATTCCTTTTACCAGATCAGTGTGTATAAAAAACCGACGCCCGATTTCACTTCTCCACAGGCGCCGCAGGTTTGCGGGAACAATTGGGTGATATTCAACGCCACAACGGATGTGGGCACTTCCTTCAGCTGGAACTTCGGGGACTATTACGGCGGCTCCAACCAAAATACGCAACACAGCTACCGCGAGCCCGGAACGTACGACGTGTCGCTGACCGTGTCTAACAACGGATGTGCGACCACCATCACCAAACCGGCTTTCATCAAAGCCGTCAACCCTTTCCCCAGGTTCGTCAGAAAGGATATCGACTGCAATAACCGGACAACCATCAGCTTCGAAGACCAATCCATCGGAACCATCACCAGCTGGAAATGGAGCTGGGGCGATGGAAAGGAAGATGCCTTCACCACGAAAACCCATCCTTCCCATAAATACGACAAAACCGGCCAATATCTCGTGAAACTCACGGTGTCCGACGGCACCTGCACCAGCACCGATTCCGCCACCATAAGCGTTTACGCGCCGGGCACCATCACTATCAGCGCCGATAAACCGGACCTTTGCGGCAACGAAACCCTCAAAGCCACGTTGCTGACCATCGACCGGTCGCTGTATTATTCCTATTACTATTACAGCTGGATTTCTTCGGAAGGCTCAACGCCGCAGTGGGACAACTACAACTACGACAAGGTGAGCTACACCAACCTGAAGCCCGGTAAAAATACCATTCACTTCCTGGCGGTCAACCATCAGGGTTGCCTCGATTCCAGCAACAAAGTGGAAGTGAACGTGCGCGGCCCGCTCGCCAAATTCAAATCACCCGACGTGCTGGAATGCCGCGGAACGGAATTGACTTTCGTTGACCAGACCGATATTTCGAAAGGGAAACCCATCAAGACCTGGTCCTGGGACTTCGGCGATGGTACCGGCCCCAAAATATTCACGGCGCCTCCGTTCAAATATACCTACCATAAATCCGGGTACTTCTATCCGAGGCTGACCGTTACCGACGAAGAAGGATGCAGCAATTCGGCAGACGGGACCTACCTCCAGGTAAACGGCCCCAACGCCGATTTTACGCCCAGCGCCAACCTGATCCGGCCGGGCGGCGATGTATGGTTCTACAACAACACCAGCGAAACGGGCGGCTATGCTACGTATGAGTGGGATTTCGGGGATGGGACCACTTCCACCGATTACAGCCCGAACAAAACGTATCCCGACAAAGGTTTATATACCGTGAAGCTGCTGGTGAGGGATAATAACGGTTGTACCGACAGTATTAAAAAACAGATCAAGGTGTCGAGCGTGAGCGCGGATTTTACGTTTACCACCACGTTCGTCAACAATAGCGGCTGCCCGCCGGTGATCGCCAAATTCACGAATGTTTCGCTCAATTACAGCAGCTCGTATTGGGATTTTGGCGACGGAAGCTTCTCCACGCTCGATAATCCTTCCCATACCTACACCTACGCCGGCAAGTACAAAGTGAAACTGAAAGTGGTGGGCGATGCGGGAACGGAAGACGAGTTTGAACAGGAAGTGGAAGTGAAAGGCCCCTATGCCACGATCACGACTTCCGCCACGGGCGGTTGCCTCACGAAAGAGATCGAGTTTACGGTGGATGCGGTGAACGCCGTGAATTTTGCATGGGATTTTACGGACGGGGAAGTAACGGAAACAACGGCCGCCTCCATCAAGCATACCTTTAAAGATCCGGGCGTGTACAAACCGCGCCTCATCCTGTCTGACCAGGCCGGGTGCAAAGGCACCGCTTTCCTCAAAGATCCGATCGTGATCGACAAACTGGACGTAAAACTGAACACCACACCGGCGTTTCTGTGCGATAAAGGCTGGATCGATTTCAAGCCCGAATTCAACAGCTATTCCATCGACGAGTTGAAAGAAGCGGCGGAATACAAATGGACGTTCGACGCGGGGCTGACCGTTCAGGACGAAACCACCGCCCAGCCCCGTTTCTATCTCGATCAGCAGAGAGCTTTCACTTTCACGCTCACCACCACCACCGCATACGGATGCTCCCAAACGGTGAACAAGACCGTGCAGGTGTTCCCCCGGCCGGTTTCGGCCATCACGGCACCGCTGCAGGCTTGCCAGGACGCACAGGTGACGTTCAGCGGCGCAGTGAGCGTGGTAAACGATGTGACCTGGAAATGGGACTTCGCCAACGGAAGCACCAGTACCGCACAACAACCCGGCGGACAGGCGTTTTCCAAACCCGGGCTCACAGCCGTGCAACTCATCGTTTCCAGTAAAGACGGATGTAACGACACCGCTGTCCACCAAATCAATATCACGCCAACGCCGGTGGTGAATGCCGCATCCGCTGCATCTTTCGTTTGTCTTGGCAATAGCACAACTTTGAGCGCCGGCGGTGGTATCAGCTACCGGTGGGCGCCGGTGGATGGGCTGGACGATCCTTCGTCTCCCACGCCGGTGGCGGCTCCCGACATAAACACAGACTATATGGTGACGGTGACGGACGCCAACGGATGCACCAATTCAGGCGAAGTGAGCATTCGCGTAGCGCAGCCGTTCCAGATCCAAACCATGCCCGATACCACTTTGTGCCTGGGTCACGTGCTTCCGCTGCGGGTTTCCGGCGCGGACCATTATCAGTGGAAAGGGGAAGGGCTGGACAAGACGGATATTCCCCTTCCGCGCGCCACCATCAAATCCACCGGCAATTACACATATGAAGTAACCGGCTTCGACGCAGACGGATGTTTCACGGACGATGCCACCGTTACGGTGAACGTGCATCCCGCGCCCACAAGCAACGCAGGGCCGGATCGCGTGGTGATGTCCGGGGTTCCGGTAGTGCTGGGCGGACAGGGCAGCTCCGACATCGTTAAATGGACCTGGACGCCCCCGAAATTCCTGGATTGCCCTACCTGTCCCGCTCCGAGTGCGCTCCCCGACCTTACCACCCGTTATAAACTGGAAGTGGAAAACCGGTTCGGGTGCAAAGCGATCGACGATGTGCTGGTGACGGTGGGCTGCGACCAGGGCAGCGTTTTCATGCCGAACGCCATCACCCCCAATAAAGACGGCATCAACGAATGGTTCTATCCCAAAGGACGCGGCATCAAGGAAGTAAACTGGATGCGGATTTACGACAGATGGGGTGGGCTGGTATTCGAGAACGTGCACTTCCAGCTGAACAATCCGGCGGCGGGCTGGAACGGCAGCTGGAAAAACAAAACCTCGCCTTACGGCACGTATGTTTACGCCATCGAAACGGTGTGTGAAGACGGCAGCACATTCATTTTCCGCGGAACGGTGACCGTGATCCGGTAA